The following proteins come from a genomic window of Dromaius novaehollandiae isolate bDroNov1 unplaced genomic scaffold, bDroNov1.hap1 HAP1_SCAFFOLD_27, whole genome shotgun sequence:
- the LOC135326384 gene encoding olfactory receptor 14J1-like has product MAYDRYIAICRPLHYGTLMGSRACVKMAAAAWSSGFLNALLHTANTFSIPLCQGNTVEQFFCEVPQILKLSCSDSYLRELGLLVVIACSVFGCFVFIVVSYVQIFTAVLRIPSEQGRHKAFSMCLPHLAVVSLFVSTSFFAYLKPPSISSPALDLVVAVLYSVVPPAVNPLIYSMRNKELKEALRKVISWTFVSSGKIAIALHK; this is encoded by the coding sequence atggcctatgaccgctacattgccatctgcagacccctgcactatgggaccctcatgggcagcagagcttgtgtcaaaatggcagcagctgcctggtccagtggctttctcaatgctctcctgcacactgcaaacacattttcaataccactctgccaaggcaacacagtggagcagttcttctgtgaagttccccagatcctcaagctctcctgctcagactcctacctcagggaattggggcttcttgtggttattGCCTGTtcagtctttgggtgtttcgttttcattgtggtgtcctacgtgcagatcttcactgctgtgctgaggatcccctctgagcaaggccggcacaaagccttttccatgtgcctcccgcacctggccgtggtctccctgtttgtcagtacttcattttttgcctacctgaagcccccctccatctcctccccagctctggatctggtggtggctgttctgtactcagtggtgcctccagcagtgaaccccctcatctacagcatgaggaacaaggagctcaaggaggcactgaggaaagtgatttcatggacatttgtCAGCAGTGGTaaaattgccattgctctccacaaatga